A genome region from Labilibaculum antarcticum includes the following:
- the lpcA gene encoding D-sedoheptulose 7-phosphate isomerase, protein MIINDIKESFLDAQKVLNEFISNEANFSAIENAGDAMVKALQNGGKIISCGNGGSMCDAMHFAEELTGRFRDDRPSMPAVAISDPSHITCVANDYGFDYIFSRYVEGMGQKGDVFLGISTSGNSANIINAVKAAKEKGLIVVGLTGKSGGEMAALCDVEIRVPWEKYSDRVQEIHIKVIHCLIQYIEAKMK, encoded by the coding sequence ATGATTATAAACGATATAAAAGAAAGTTTTTTGGATGCACAAAAAGTTTTGAATGAATTTATTTCAAACGAAGCTAATTTTTCTGCTATTGAAAATGCCGGAGATGCAATGGTAAAAGCATTGCAAAACGGAGGAAAGATTATTTCTTGCGGTAATGGTGGTTCTATGTGCGATGCAATGCATTTTGCCGAGGAATTAACGGGTCGTTTTCGAGATGACAGACCTTCGATGCCTGCCGTAGCCATTTCAGATCCGAGTCATATTACCTGCGTGGCAAACGATTATGGTTTCGATTATATTTTTTCGAGATATGTGGAAGGAATGGGTCAAAAGGGAGATGTTTTTTTGGGAATTAGTACCTCAGGAAATTCGGCAAATATTATAAATGCAGTAAAGGCAGCCAAAGAAAAAGGACTAATTGTTGTTGGTTTAACTGGGAAGTCGGGTGGAGAAATGGCCGCTCTTTGCGATGTTGAAATTCGGGTGCCTTGGGAAAAATATTCTGATCGGGTGCAGGAAATTCATATAAAAGTGATTCATTGTCTGATTCAATACATCGAAGCAAAAATGAAATAG
- a CDS encoding ion transporter — MGTTKDRLYEIIFEADTKAGKIFDVSLLVVILLSILLVVLESVPSIERDYHYFLKISEWLITGIFSLEYIFRIWIIQKPKSYIFSFYGIIDLLSVLPTYLGLFLAGSHGFMVIRALRLLRIFRILKLNRYVKEGAIIVRALRQSRIKISVFLFAVLTLVIIIGTIMYLIEGGENGFTSIPRGIYWAVVTLTTVGYGDISPTTSLGQFFASFVMIIGYAIIAVPTGIVTAELTKQSTKTTSTQVCPYCLADDHVEEALFCNKCGKKLN; from the coding sequence ATGGGTACCACAAAAGATCGTCTTTACGAAATAATATTTGAGGCTGATACCAAAGCTGGAAAAATATTTGATGTTTCTCTGCTTGTTGTCATCCTTCTTAGCATCCTTTTAGTTGTGCTCGAAAGTGTGCCTTCCATCGAAAGAGATTATCACTATTTCCTAAAGATTTCGGAATGGCTAATTACGGGTATCTTCTCTCTCGAATACATTTTTCGAATTTGGATCATTCAAAAACCCAAATCCTATATTTTCAGCTTTTATGGCATTATCGATTTACTCTCGGTTCTCCCAACCTATTTAGGTTTATTTTTGGCTGGATCACACGGTTTCATGGTTATTAGAGCTTTACGCCTACTTCGGATTTTCCGAATTTTAAAACTTAATAGATATGTCAAAGAGGGAGCCATTATTGTTCGCGCCCTTCGTCAAAGCAGAATTAAAATATCTGTCTTTCTTTTTGCTGTTCTTACCTTGGTAATCATTATTGGAACCATAATGTATTTAATAGAAGGCGGCGAAAATGGATTCACCAGCATTCCCCGTGGAATTTATTGGGCAGTTGTCACCCTTACAACCGTAGGTTACGGAGATATTTCCCCAACAACATCCCTTGGCCAGTTTTTTGCCAGCTTTGTGATGATTATCGGTTATGCCATTATAGCGGTTCCAACAGGAATTGTTACTGCCGAACTCACCAAACAATCTACAAAAACCACATCCACTCAGGTTTGTCCATATTGTTTGGCCGACGATCATGTCGAAGAGGCCTTATTCTGCAACAAGTGTGGCAAAAAACTAAACTAA
- the mutL gene encoding DNA mismatch repair endonuclease MutL, with protein MSDLIQILPDNVANQIAAGEVVQRPASVVKELVENAIDAGGSSIKINLKDAGRTLIQVIDNGCGMSATDARLAFERHATSKIRKAKDLFAIRTMGFRGEALASIAAIANVELKTKRTEDELGTHIVISGSEEVSQEVSACSDGSNFIVKNLFYNVPARRKFLKANSTELRNIITEFHRIVLSHPAITFQLLHNDVEIYNLSASHIRQRIINVFGKGMNQRLISINTGTSIVNLTGFIGKPKNAKRNLGEQFFFVNNRYMRHPYFHKAIMQAYDKILPPETIPPYFIFFEVDPQIIDINIHPTKTEIKFEDERAIYQIIQASIREALGKFNIVPSIDFDEDNSLEIPVAGSNADNAEIAAPMIKVNPEFNPFEADLNYNPFDGEKSYNPFDEERRSFESNQFYQEFKAKTPPPQSVSPKKAVPEKWETLYEEPSKRESEAKLSQAAIDRENIPDYFQPQKPSEEFIQKKLQPQEQIQKAKNFFQLKNKYILTPIRSGLMIIDQRKAHERILFEKFINSLENHQGIAQQTLFPQTIELNASDYTLLQVIIEDVRALGFDIREFGKKTFVINGTPADIINCEPKELVENLLANYKSNQMDVKLKIRENLAKSLAKASALNYGKTLSNEEMSSIIDQLFACATPNFTPDGKAIISVLESQELESRFK; from the coding sequence ATGTCGGATTTGATACAGATTCTACCTGATAATGTAGCCAATCAAATTGCTGCAGGTGAGGTAGTTCAGAGACCAGCTTCAGTTGTGAAAGAGCTTGTGGAGAATGCCATTGATGCTGGAGGTAGCTCTATAAAAATCAACTTGAAAGATGCCGGAAGAACTCTAATTCAGGTTATTGATAACGGATGTGGTATGTCCGCTACCGATGCGCGACTGGCTTTTGAGCGACATGCAACTTCGAAAATTCGAAAAGCAAAAGATCTGTTTGCAATTCGAACCATGGGTTTTCGTGGCGAAGCACTCGCCTCTATTGCGGCCATTGCAAATGTTGAATTGAAAACGAAACGAACCGAAGACGAATTAGGAACTCATATTGTTATTAGTGGTTCCGAAGAAGTTTCTCAGGAAGTATCGGCTTGCAGCGATGGAAGTAATTTCATTGTCAAAAATCTTTTTTATAATGTTCCTGCTCGTCGCAAATTCTTAAAAGCCAATTCTACTGAGCTTCGTAATATCATTACCGAATTTCATCGAATCGTACTTTCTCATCCTGCAATTACCTTTCAACTTCTTCATAACGATGTCGAAATTTACAACCTCTCGGCAAGTCATATTCGCCAACGAATCATTAATGTGTTTGGCAAAGGCATGAACCAAAGGTTGATCAGCATAAATACAGGCACCAGCATTGTAAACCTGACTGGTTTTATCGGCAAGCCAAAAAATGCGAAAAGAAATTTAGGGGAACAATTCTTTTTTGTGAACAACCGCTATATGCGACACCCTTATTTTCACAAAGCAATTATGCAGGCTTACGATAAAATATTGCCGCCTGAAACCATACCACCTTATTTTATCTTTTTTGAGGTCGATCCTCAAATTATCGATATTAATATTCATCCGACCAAAACTGAAATTAAGTTTGAGGACGAAAGAGCGATCTACCAAATCATTCAAGCATCCATTCGCGAGGCTTTGGGGAAATTTAATATTGTGCCTTCCATCGATTTTGATGAAGACAACAGCTTAGAGATTCCAGTGGCAGGCAGTAATGCTGATAATGCTGAGATTGCAGCTCCAATGATCAAAGTGAATCCTGAATTCAACCCTTTCGAAGCAGATTTGAACTACAACCCTTTTGATGGGGAGAAGAGCTACAATCCGTTCGACGAGGAGCGCAGATCTTTTGAATCGAATCAATTCTATCAGGAATTTAAGGCGAAGACACCACCTCCACAAAGTGTAAGTCCCAAAAAGGCAGTCCCTGAAAAATGGGAAACTTTATATGAAGAACCCTCAAAAAGAGAATCTGAAGCGAAATTGAGCCAAGCGGCAATCGATCGGGAAAATATTCCAGATTATTTTCAGCCACAAAAGCCATCGGAAGAATTTATTCAAAAGAAATTACAACCTCAGGAACAAATTCAGAAAGCGAAGAACTTTTTTCAGCTGAAAAACAAATACATACTTACACCAATTCGCTCTGGCCTCATGATCATTGATCAGCGTAAGGCGCATGAACGAATTTTATTTGAAAAATTTATCAATTCGCTGGAAAATCATCAGGGAATTGCTCAACAAACATTATTCCCCCAAACCATAGAACTTAACGCTTCGGATTATACTCTTTTGCAGGTGATAATTGAAGATGTGAGAGCCTTGGGATTTGATATTCGTGAATTTGGGAAAAAGACCTTTGTTATTAACGGCACACCAGCCGACATTATTAATTGTGAACCAAAGGAACTGGTTGAGAATCTTTTGGCGAATTACAAGTCGAACCAAATGGATGTGAAACTAAAAATTCGTGAGAATTTGGCCAAATCACTGGCAAAAGCCTCTGCATTAAACTATGGAAAAACTCTATCTAATGAGGAAATGAGCTCCATAATCGATCAGCTTTTTGCTTGCGCTACGCCCAATTTCACACCCGATGGAAAAGCAATCATTTCGGTTCTTGAATCTCAGGAACTCGAAAGCAGGTTTAAATAA
- a CDS encoding rhomboid family intramembrane serine protease → MSQFRSSLLNLPPVVKNLIIINVLVLLATMVIGDRFGFSMDNLFALHQPASEYFRPHQFITHMFMHGGIGHLFFNMFALFMFGRVLEEVWGPKRFLLYYMITGLGAAALHTFVGWLDYSSMKDAANAFANTPSPDLMLQFIRDHMGPVKPWVTDFVNNWAENPSNAFDRQKAIAMVNQMITENINVPTIGASGAVFGILLAFGMLFPNTELMLLFPPIPIKAKYFVIGYGAIELFMGVQQQSGDNIAHFAHLGGMLFGFILIKYWQKNSNRFY, encoded by the coding sequence ATGAGTCAATTTAGATCTTCTCTCCTAAATCTCCCTCCGGTTGTAAAAAACCTGATCATTATAAATGTTTTAGTCCTACTCGCAACCATGGTAATTGGCGACCGATTTGGCTTTAGCATGGATAACCTTTTTGCTCTGCACCAACCTGCATCAGAATATTTCAGACCGCACCAGTTCATTACGCATATGTTTATGCATGGTGGAATAGGTCATCTATTTTTTAATATGTTTGCCCTGTTCATGTTTGGCCGTGTACTGGAAGAGGTATGGGGACCAAAAAGATTCCTGCTTTACTATATGATAACTGGACTTGGAGCTGCTGCGCTTCACACTTTTGTAGGATGGCTTGACTATTCCTCAATGAAAGATGCAGCCAATGCTTTTGCAAATACTCCATCTCCCGATTTAATGCTGCAATTTATTCGTGACCACATGGGGCCAGTTAAACCTTGGGTAACCGATTTTGTAAACAACTGGGCCGAAAATCCAAGCAATGCCTTCGATAGACAAAAGGCAATTGCAATGGTAAACCAAATGATCACGGAAAACATAAATGTTCCAACCATTGGAGCTTCTGGAGCCGTATTTGGAATTCTGTTGGCTTTTGGTATGCTATTCCCAAACACAGAATTAATGCTTTTATTCCCTCCTATTCCTATTAAAGCAAAGTACTTCGTAATTGGTTACGGTGCTATTGAATTATTTATGGGAGTTCAGCAACAGAGTGGCGATAACATTGCCCATTTTGCCCATTTAGGAGGAATGCTTTTTGGTTTTATCCTGATAAAATATTGGCAAAAAAATTCAAACCGATTTTATTAA
- a CDS encoding rhomboid family protein, producing MSMNFNNPYQSYSQQNIWDGIKDSFKEGSNLTRLIYINFGVFLIVKIVGVLTFLFNLETSQVPFLVHWLSVPAQTNELLSRPWTVFTYMFLHEGFLHILMNMLWLFWFGRIFLSYLDQKKLVSVYLIGGLTGAATYIFAYNLFPVFESVRFGSYALGASASVMAVVLATVIYAPNHVVRLMFIGSVKIKHIALFFIATDILSIPIGNAGGHLAHLGGAFYGWLFISQLRKGKDISTGFNSLMDSFFGLFKRRKMKVSYKNTQKMDDKEYNKSKKQNQEHLDGILEKIAKSGYDSLSKEEKEILFKSSNQK from the coding sequence ATGAGCATGAATTTCAACAATCCATATCAGTCTTATTCCCAGCAAAACATTTGGGATGGAATTAAAGACTCATTTAAAGAAGGAAGTAATTTAACAAGACTAATTTACATCAACTTTGGTGTTTTTCTGATTGTTAAAATCGTGGGTGTCTTAACTTTTCTTTTTAATCTTGAAACCTCACAAGTTCCCTTCCTTGTTCACTGGTTATCGGTGCCTGCACAAACAAATGAATTATTGAGCAGACCTTGGACAGTGTTTACCTACATGTTTTTACATGAAGGATTTTTGCACATACTAATGAACATGCTATGGTTATTCTGGTTTGGCCGGATTTTCCTAAGCTATTTGGATCAGAAAAAGCTGGTAAGTGTTTATTTGATTGGTGGCTTAACGGGTGCAGCAACATATATTTTTGCTTATAATTTATTCCCTGTTTTTGAAAGCGTACGATTCGGATCGTATGCACTCGGAGCTTCCGCTTCGGTTATGGCTGTGGTTTTGGCAACAGTAATTTACGCGCCGAACCACGTTGTCCGTCTAATGTTTATTGGATCGGTTAAAATAAAACACATTGCCTTATTCTTTATTGCTACTGATATTTTAAGTATTCCTATCGGGAATGCCGGCGGTCATCTTGCGCATTTAGGTGGCGCATTTTATGGTTGGCTATTCATTAGTCAGCTGCGGAAAGGGAAAGATATTTCGACTGGTTTTAACTCATTAATGGATTCGTTTTTTGGTCTTTTTAAACGCCGTAAAATGAAAGTGAGCTATAAGAACACCCAGAAAATGGACGATAAAGAATACAACAAGTCAAAAAAACAAAACCAGGAACACTTGGATGGAATTCTAGAGAAAATTGCAAAATCGGGATACGATAGCTTAAGCAAAGAAGAAAAAGAAATACTTTTTAAATCAAGCAACCAGAAGTAA
- a CDS encoding endonuclease/exonuclease/phosphatase family protein, producing MKNFLHKSLVIFSLIFSGSLLISYLAAHINPDSFWPPAFWGLAYPYLLVINILFVIYWMMRRRWSFLIPLIAILIGYQSFANFIQFNVSDKSEISENSINVLSYNVRSFDIYEWTKDPKTPNKIIQLTKDLKAGIICFQEFRTTESGLLSISNLKKEFGAKNSIRSKHGTGVAIFSRYPIINQGEINFKKGNLCSAVFADVQIGKKTLRVYNLHLQSNRFIGKNYEFINKKEFKADEQELNEIKDISFRLRYAFVRRAKQAKIIRAHMDSSPHPTIVCGDFNDTPQSFTYKTLGDDFSDCFRDKGFGISTTYVGDFPSFRIDYILHDEHTLCNGYQRIKKQYSDHFPILSKLSFVKE from the coding sequence TTGAAGAACTTTCTACACAAATCACTTGTAATTTTCAGCCTGATATTTTCTGGCTCGCTTTTGATTTCCTATCTGGCGGCACATATTAATCCTGATAGTTTCTGGCCCCCTGCCTTTTGGGGACTGGCTTATCCTTACTTGTTGGTTATTAATATCTTATTTGTTATTTACTGGATGATGAGAAGACGTTGGAGCTTTCTGATTCCTCTTATTGCAATTCTTATTGGCTATCAGTCTTTTGCCAATTTCATTCAATTTAACGTCTCTGATAAATCTGAGATTAGTGAAAATTCAATTAATGTACTGAGCTATAATGTTCGCTCCTTTGATATTTACGAATGGACCAAAGATCCAAAAACACCTAACAAGATCATTCAGCTCACCAAAGATCTTAAGGCAGGAATCATTTGTTTTCAAGAATTCAGAACAACCGAATCAGGTTTGCTTTCGATCTCCAATTTGAAAAAAGAATTTGGCGCAAAAAATTCGATTCGGAGTAAGCATGGCACCGGCGTGGCAATTTTCTCACGATATCCAATTATTAATCAAGGAGAGATCAATTTTAAGAAAGGAAATTTGTGCAGTGCTGTTTTTGCTGATGTTCAAATTGGAAAAAAAACACTTCGAGTTTATAATCTTCATTTACAGTCGAACCGTTTTATTGGTAAAAATTACGAGTTCATCAACAAAAAAGAATTTAAAGCCGATGAACAGGAATTAAATGAGATCAAAGACATTTCTTTCCGATTGCGTTATGCATTTGTTCGAAGAGCTAAACAAGCTAAGATTATTCGGGCACATATGGATAGCTCACCTCATCCGACAATTGTTTGCGGCGATTTTAACGACACGCCACAATCATTTACCTATAAAACCTTAGGTGATGATTTTAGTGACTGTTTTAGAGATAAAGGATTCGGAATCAGCACAACTTATGTTGGTGATTTCCCTTCATTTAGAATTGATTACATTCTTCATGATGAGCATACACTTTGTAACGGGTATCAGAGAATCAAAAAACAATATTCTGATCATTTCCCCATCCTTTCCAAACTCTCGTTTGTTAAAGAATAA
- a CDS encoding toxin-antitoxin system YwqK family antitoxin, with protein sequence MKNWICLFVLILLFACQQKSSRSVTSDESHVENGVVKQYDDAKRLAAEITFKNGVRHGVTRIYYSSGELSDEIMYVDDEKSGFAKKFHKNGKLYSLTPYYKDEKNGIQKKFYSNGNIWAETPYMRGQPGIGLKEYRHDGRLRTNFPSIEIQKFVKDEVVVLTLSLSNYSKNVIFYVTDLMEGKYIPFAAKPIYAKGGSARFEIPYTPGMPLDTSLNIVAKYQTQDYNIDVSQRKFQVTIK encoded by the coding sequence ATGAAAAATTGGATTTGCCTATTCGTATTGATTTTGCTATTTGCTTGCCAGCAAAAGAGCAGTCGGTCGGTGACTTCTGATGAATCTCATGTGGAAAATGGTGTCGTTAAACAATATGATGATGCAAAAAGACTAGCAGCAGAAATCACTTTTAAGAATGGTGTTCGTCATGGTGTTACTCGGATTTATTATTCTTCTGGCGAGTTGAGTGATGAAATCATGTATGTTGATGACGAGAAGAGTGGGTTTGCTAAGAAATTCCATAAAAATGGCAAATTATATAGTCTTACTCCCTATTACAAAGATGAAAAGAATGGTATTCAGAAGAAATTCTATTCGAATGGGAATATTTGGGCTGAAACTCCATATATGAGAGGACAACCTGGTATTGGTCTTAAAGAATACAGACACGATGGTCGTTTGCGTACTAATTTTCCAAGTATCGAAATTCAGAAATTTGTGAAGGATGAAGTTGTTGTATTAACTTTGTCTTTAAGCAATTACTCCAAGAACGTTATTTTTTATGTTACTGATTTGATGGAAGGTAAATACATACCTTTTGCAGCCAAACCTATTTATGCGAAAGGTGGGTCAGCACGATTCGAAATTCCCTATACTCCTGGAATGCCCCTTGATACCTCTTTGAATATTGTCGCAAAATATCAAACGCAGGACTATAATATCGATGTTTCTCAGCGAAAATTTCAAGTAACTATTAAATAG
- a CDS encoding DUF58 domain-containing protein, whose amino-acid sequence MKQLSDLIQFEEFDNLELLAKQIVEGFLIGLHRSPYHGFSVEFAEHRLYNKGESTKHIDWKLYARSDKLFVKQFEEETNLRAHIVIDTSSSMLFPYQQKHQTKLGFSVLCAAALVHLLRKQRDAVGLCTFSDKIDLLIPAKLSNTHAHLLYAHLGKLYNKEGIEKNRETKISDTLHKLAEALHKRSLVIVFSDFMGDETPKELLESLQHLRFNKHEVLLFSVRDIEFENEFNFVNRPSQFIDLETGENIKLNPSDIREIYSKKQKDFFNELELLCGQFAIDYAEADIRKEFHSVLQAYLLKRKKMK is encoded by the coding sequence TTGAAGCAACTTTCTGATCTAATACAATTTGAAGAATTCGATAATCTCGAGCTTTTGGCCAAGCAGATTGTTGAAGGGTTTTTAATTGGTTTGCATCGAAGTCCGTATCATGGATTTTCAGTTGAATTTGCGGAGCATCGCCTCTACAATAAAGGGGAATCAACCAAACATATCGATTGGAAATTATATGCCCGCAGCGATAAGTTATTTGTGAAACAATTTGAGGAGGAAACGAACCTAAGGGCTCATATTGTTATAGATACCTCTTCTTCAATGCTGTTTCCTTATCAGCAAAAGCACCAAACTAAACTGGGATTTTCGGTACTGTGCGCCGCAGCCTTGGTTCACTTACTAAGAAAACAAAGAGACGCAGTAGGTTTGTGTACTTTTTCCGACAAAATAGACCTGCTTATCCCGGCAAAACTTTCAAATACGCACGCTCATTTGTTGTATGCTCATTTGGGTAAATTATACAATAAAGAAGGAATTGAGAAAAACAGGGAGACCAAAATTTCAGATACATTACACAAGCTTGCCGAAGCATTGCATAAACGCTCTCTTGTAATTGTTTTTTCTGATTTTATGGGAGACGAAACTCCAAAAGAACTATTAGAATCATTGCAGCATTTGCGTTTTAATAAACATGAGGTTTTGCTGTTTTCCGTTCGGGATATCGAATTCGAAAACGAGTTTAATTTCGTGAATCGCCCCAGTCAATTTATCGATTTAGAAACAGGAGAAAACATTAAGCTTAATCCATCGGATATTAGAGAAATATACAGTAAAAAGCAAAAAGATTTTTTTAACGAGTTGGAGCTTTTGTGCGGACAGTTTGCAATCGATTATGCTGAAGCTGATATTCGAAAAGAATTTCATTCCGTTCTGCAAGCTTATTTGCTGAAAAGAAAAAAAATGAAATAA
- the trxA gene encoding thioredoxin, with amino-acid sequence MTIAVNDANFEEVVLKSDKPVLVDFWAEWCGPCRMVGPIVDELSKDYDGKIVVTKMDVDSSPATSAKFGIRNIPTILFFKGGEIVDKQVGAVPKSSLAEKIDALL; translated from the coding sequence ATGACAATTGCAGTAAACGATGCTAATTTCGAAGAGGTTGTGTTGAAATCAGATAAGCCTGTATTGGTTGACTTTTGGGCAGAATGGTGTGGACCTTGCAGAATGGTTGGCCCAATTGTAGACGAGCTTTCTAAAGATTATGACGGTAAAATTGTAGTCACAAAAATGGATGTTGATAGTAGCCCTGCTACTTCTGCAAAATTCGGAATTCGTAACATTCCTACTATCCTTTTCTTTAAAGGTGGTGAAATTGTAGATAAACAGGTTGGAGCTGTACCAAAATCTAGTCTTGCTGAAAAAATTGATGCTTTATTGTAA